One Halorientalis litorea DNA segment encodes these proteins:
- a CDS encoding multicopper oxidase domain-containing protein yields MGRIDYERAAAVTDGLQSRLVDAVRDDAAVSRRGVLGGLGLAGAALVGASGTGTASGGHDDDEHGNFGASGEYSGSTFDPHEFLRQFNTGYDGQESVPQRVVETDGQRIREYEFSVSRTTVEVAPGIEFPVWAYNGQVPGPTIRVTEGDIIRIELTNGNRHGHTIHPHVKNVNPRMDGIPQNGPGLIETGETFTYEWQAEPMGCHLYHCHALPLKEHIHRGMYGTVIVDPDPERVREQPSDYCGFHPSQITPELRAELVARAKSRNHEYEENDAVQELVMVMNGFDTNFDGDNEVYAANTRAFAYGVGETDGDGNWAPGETKRPVQIDRERPVRVYLVNTIEFDPINSFHTHSQFFDYYDHGTTLLPTHETVDTVMQCQAQRGILELDYSDHDPGLYMFHAHQSEFAELGWMSFFEVV; encoded by the coding sequence GGACGACGCGGCCGTCAGCAGACGCGGGGTCCTCGGTGGCCTTGGCCTCGCGGGGGCCGCCCTCGTTGGGGCATCGGGGACTGGGACCGCATCCGGTGGCCACGACGACGACGAACACGGCAACTTCGGAGCCAGCGGGGAGTACAGCGGGTCGACGTTCGACCCCCACGAGTTCCTCCGGCAGTTCAACACGGGTTACGACGGGCAGGAGTCCGTCCCACAGCGCGTCGTCGAGACTGACGGCCAGCGGATACGGGAGTACGAGTTCAGCGTCAGCCGGACCACCGTGGAAGTCGCGCCGGGCATCGAGTTCCCGGTGTGGGCCTACAACGGCCAAGTGCCGGGTCCGACCATCCGGGTGACCGAAGGGGACATCATTCGCATCGAACTCACGAACGGCAACCGGCACGGCCACACCATCCATCCACACGTCAAGAACGTGAACCCACGGATGGACGGCATCCCGCAGAACGGCCCCGGCCTGATAGAGACGGGCGAGACGTTCACCTACGAGTGGCAGGCCGAACCGATGGGCTGTCACCTGTATCACTGCCACGCGCTCCCGCTGAAAGAACACATCCACCGCGGGATGTACGGGACGGTCATCGTCGACCCGGACCCCGAACGCGTCCGTGAACAGCCGTCGGACTACTGTGGGTTCCACCCCTCACAGATTACGCCGGAGCTCCGTGCGGAACTGGTCGCTCGCGCGAAGTCGCGCAACCACGAGTACGAGGAGAACGACGCGGTGCAGGAACTCGTCATGGTGATGAACGGGTTCGACACGAACTTCGACGGCGACAACGAAGTCTACGCCGCGAACACCCGTGCGTTCGCCTACGGGGTCGGCGAAACCGACGGCGACGGCAACTGGGCACCCGGCGAGACGAAACGGCCAGTCCAGATAGACCGCGAGCGGCCGGTCCGCGTCTACCTCGTCAACACCATCGAGTTCGACCCCATCAATTCGTTCCACACACACTCGCAGTTCTTCGACTACTACGACCACGGGACGACACTGCTGCCGACCCACGAAACCGTCGACACCGTGATGCAGTGTCAGGCACAGCGCGGCATCCTCGAACTGGACTACAGCGACCACGACCCGGGCCTGTACATGTTCCACGCCCACCAGTCGGAGTTCGCCGAACTGGGCTGGATGAGCTTCTTCGAGGTGGTCTGA
- a CDS encoding ZIP family metal transporter, producing the protein MAEQSPDTDASDRRAPDARTDGGTATERAPFGIPRWLGAALPLLLLALVLVGLFALSPFAGLSTGGAPPDVTVSHATLPDDGTVILHVVNNGPEPVRVEQVLVNDAYWSFSVTDGGANPRTLQPMESSRVVVPYHWTPGWDIETALVLADGATVHHGIVAPQPSPGVTGGTLWTLALVGVFVGVIPVLLGMLWFPFMRGLSDRWIHAALTFASGVLAFLAFDAGFEALELAEAVPGAFEGNLLVVLGVVGAFLLVQAVSAWSGGERQSPLALAYLVALGIGLHNLAEGLAIGSAFALGHVSLGAFLVVGFIVHNVTEGPAVVAPVARGERPALRHFLAMGLLAGGPVVLGGWVGGFAFSPTLGALFLAVGVGAILQVTVEIAGMIRRQGRLGTATNLLAALSGFALMYATDLLVVL; encoded by the coding sequence ATGGCCGAACAGAGCCCCGATACCGACGCGAGCGACCGGAGAGCACCCGACGCCCGCACAGACGGCGGGACGGCTACCGAACGCGCGCCGTTCGGCATTCCCCGGTGGCTGGGAGCAGCCCTGCCGCTTTTGTTGCTCGCGCTGGTCCTCGTCGGCCTGTTCGCGCTCTCGCCGTTCGCCGGTCTTTCGACGGGTGGAGCACCGCCCGACGTAACCGTCAGCCACGCGACGCTCCCGGACGACGGGACGGTAATCTTACACGTCGTCAACAACGGACCGGAGCCGGTCCGGGTGGAGCAGGTCCTCGTGAACGACGCCTACTGGTCGTTCTCGGTCACTGATGGCGGTGCGAACCCCCGGACGCTCCAACCGATGGAGTCCTCGCGCGTCGTCGTCCCGTACCACTGGACGCCGGGGTGGGACATCGAGACAGCCCTCGTCCTCGCCGACGGCGCGACGGTCCACCACGGCATCGTCGCACCCCAGCCGTCGCCGGGCGTCACCGGCGGGACGCTGTGGACGCTCGCGCTCGTCGGCGTCTTCGTCGGCGTGATTCCCGTCCTGCTCGGGATGCTCTGGTTCCCGTTCATGCGTGGCCTCTCCGACCGATGGATACACGCCGCGCTGACCTTCGCCTCGGGCGTGCTCGCTTTCTTGGCATTCGATGCCGGGTTCGAAGCCCTCGAATTGGCCGAGGCGGTTCCCGGTGCCTTCGAAGGCAATCTACTCGTGGTGCTGGGCGTCGTCGGCGCGTTCCTGCTGGTCCAAGCCGTCTCGGCGTGGAGCGGCGGTGAGCGACAGTCGCCGCTTGCACTCGCGTACCTCGTCGCCCTCGGTATCGGACTCCACAATCTCGCGGAAGGGCTCGCCATCGGGAGCGCGTTCGCGCTCGGACACGTCTCGCTCGGAGCCTTCCTCGTCGTCGGGTTCATAGTTCACAACGTCACCGAGGGGCCAGCCGTCGTGGCACCCGTGGCCCGCGGCGAGCGTCCCGCACTCCGTCACTTCCTCGCGATGGGTCTGCTGGCCGGCGGACCCGTCGTTCTCGGGGGGTGGGTGGGCGGGTTCGCCTTCTCGCCGACGCTCGGGGCACTCTTCCTCGCAGTGGGCGTGGGTGCAATCCTGCAGGTCACCGTCGAGATAGCCGGGATGATACGCCGGCAGGGGCGTCTCGGCACGGCGACGAACCTCCTCGCCGCGCTCAGTGGGTTCGCCCTGATGTACGCGACCGACTTGCTGGTCGTCCTTTAG
- a CDS encoding phosphoglycolate phosphatase, which produces MTPPLAVDIDGTLTGPNRGLDPQVIPALREWDAPLVFATGKSFAYPVALCEFLALSPAVIAENGGVVYVEATDEITYAGDPEAVATVAEAYRDVGHDLGWGAVDFVNRWRETELAVSRESPLAPLETIAADHGLEVVDTGFAYHVKPPDVSKGQGLELVADELDLDPAAFVAIGDSENDVSTFEVAGRAIAVANADDAARAAADEVTDGSYGDGFLEAVEGLQDV; this is translated from the coding sequence GTGACGCCGCCGCTGGCCGTCGACATCGACGGGACGCTCACCGGCCCGAACCGAGGCCTCGACCCGCAGGTGATACCAGCCCTGCGGGAGTGGGACGCGCCGCTGGTGTTCGCCACGGGGAAGTCCTTCGCCTACCCCGTCGCGCTCTGTGAGTTCCTCGCACTCTCTCCGGCGGTCATCGCGGAGAACGGCGGCGTCGTCTACGTGGAGGCGACCGACGAGATAACCTACGCCGGCGACCCCGAGGCCGTCGCCACGGTGGCCGAGGCGTACCGGGACGTGGGACACGACCTCGGATGGGGGGCGGTGGACTTCGTGAACCGCTGGCGCGAGACGGAACTGGCGGTCAGCCGCGAGTCACCGCTCGCCCCCTTGGAGACCATCGCCGCCGACCACGGCCTCGAAGTCGTCGACACGGGGTTCGCCTACCACGTCAAACCGCCCGACGTGAGCAAGGGGCAGGGCCTCGAACTCGTCGCCGACGAACTCGACCTCGACCCGGCCGCGTTCGTCGCCATCGGGGATTCCGAAAACGACGTGTCCACGTTCGAGGTGGCCGGCCGGGCCATCGCCGTGGCGAACGCCGACGACGCCGCACGCGCCGCGGCCGACGAGGTGACTGACGGGAGCTACGGCGACGGGTTCCTCGAAGCCGTCGAGGGACTCCAGGACGTCTAA
- a CDS encoding MBL fold metallo-hydrolase, translating to MDDAHPVPVTDCPDTYLVDNRLFGMENALATYVLDADRPAILDAGTVSGAERILDALAVLDIDPGDVGSIVVSHVHLDHAAGAGRLLAACENAEVLVHERGYPYLTDPERLDRLVESVEAAIGMDAPYGDPDRVPEARCRALSDGDRLDFGNRVLDVYDAPGHAPHHFVGFDPDSGMLFGADAVGAFDPEGEGVVPTTPPPSFDLEANLATVERLRELGPERTLYSHFGPGKRGEAVAELDAYAEMLPAWVDAVRDARERVGDDLNAMLDVLRPEWDSPTVRRDVVGVLRYLDG from the coding sequence ATGGACGACGCCCACCCCGTGCCGGTCACGGACTGCCCGGACACGTATCTCGTCGACAACCGCCTCTTCGGGATGGAGAACGCACTGGCCACGTACGTCCTCGACGCCGACCGACCCGCGATTCTCGACGCCGGCACCGTCTCCGGGGCCGAACGCATCCTCGACGCGTTGGCGGTCCTCGACATCGACCCCGGCGATGTCGGGTCTATCGTCGTCAGTCACGTCCACCTCGACCACGCCGCCGGCGCGGGCCGACTGCTCGCGGCCTGTGAGAACGCCGAAGTACTCGTCCACGAGCGCGGCTATCCCTACCTCACGGACCCAGAGCGACTAGACCGCCTCGTGGAGAGCGTCGAGGCGGCCATCGGGATGGATGCCCCCTACGGCGACCCGGACCGCGTGCCCGAAGCGCGGTGTCGCGCGCTCTCGGACGGCGACCGGTTGGATTTCGGCAACCGGGTGCTGGACGTGTACGACGCCCCCGGCCACGCGCCCCACCACTTCGTCGGGTTCGACCCCGACAGCGGCATGCTGTTCGGTGCCGACGCCGTGGGCGCGTTCGACCCCGAAGGGGAGGGCGTCGTTCCGACGACGCCGCCCCCGAGTTTCGACCTCGAAGCGAACCTCGCAACCGTCGAGCGACTACGCGAACTTGGCCCGGAGCGGACGCTGTACAGTCACTTCGGACCCGGGAAACGCGGTGAAGCGGTCGCCGAACTGGACGCCTACGCCGAGATGCTTCCAGCGTGGGTCGATGCGGTCCGGGACGCCCGCGAGCGTGTCGGTGACGACCTGAACGCGATGCTCGACGTTCTCCGCCCCGAGTGGGACAGTCCGACCGTCCGCCGGGACGTGGTCGGCGTCCTCCGGTACCTCGACGGCTAG
- a CDS encoding J domain-containing protein yields the protein MHHERLISGIAVALAVSAGVLAVLAVVYNLAILAIALALGAAAYFMWYQASGRLAARVYRSVEQQAADGRSARTRTRRTGGTGGATRETGGFGAGPREDWTPPGGQGRGRRSTRTNGGRQGRQRQRRTAPSTTEGPSEREAYRLLGVEPGADEERVKRAYREKVKEVHPDTEDGDEEEFKRVNRAYERLT from the coding sequence GTGCATCACGAGCGGCTCATTTCGGGGATTGCAGTTGCCCTCGCGGTCTCGGCAGGCGTCCTCGCCGTTCTCGCTGTCGTCTACAACCTCGCCATCCTCGCCATCGCGCTGGCACTCGGTGCCGCCGCGTACTTCATGTGGTATCAGGCGAGCGGCCGCCTCGCGGCCCGCGTCTACCGGTCCGTCGAACAGCAGGCGGCCGACGGGCGGAGCGCGCGCACTCGCACGAGACGCACCGGCGGGACAGGGGGTGCGACGCGCGAAACCGGCGGCTTCGGGGCCGGACCCCGGGAGGACTGGACGCCCCCGGGCGGTCAGGGCCGTGGGCGACGAAGCACGCGGACCAACGGCGGGCGACAGGGGCGACAGCGGCAACGACGCACCGCGCCCTCGACGACCGAGGGGCCGAGCGAACGGGAGGCGTACCGACTGCTCGGCGTCGAACCCGGCGCGGACGAGGAGCGCGTCAAGCGCGCCTACCGCGAGAAAGTCAAGGAGGTTCACCCCGACACGGAGGACGGCGACGAGGAAGAATTCAAGCGGGTCAATCGAGCGTACGAACGGCTGACCTAG
- the pyrF gene encoding orotidine-5'-phosphate decarboxylase: MTFFDDLADRIAAVDSVVSVGLDPDVDRLPEHLLDHDLPRWAFNRRIVDATHEHAACYKPNAAFYEDADGWRALAETIAYAHGKDVPVLLDAKRGDIGNTARQYADLLDTADAITVNPFMGRDSLEPFLDRTDAGVFVLCRTSNPGGADLQNLELASGEPVYERVAALADTWNRNGNVGLVVGATNPEELAEIRDIVPDIPFLVPGVGAQGGDAEAAVEYGLADGVGLVNSSRGIIFAGEGEARSASGQASGERSDPRGMGENFHKASGEAAKRLKKRLNQYR, encoded by the coding sequence ATGACGTTCTTCGACGACCTCGCCGACCGCATCGCGGCGGTCGACAGCGTGGTCTCCGTGGGACTGGACCCCGACGTGGACCGTCTCCCCGAGCACTTGCTCGACCACGACCTGCCCCGGTGGGCGTTCAACCGCCGCATCGTCGACGCGACGCACGAACACGCCGCCTGTTACAAGCCCAACGCGGCCTTCTACGAGGACGCCGACGGCTGGCGGGCACTGGCAGAGACGATCGCCTACGCCCACGGCAAGGACGTGCCAGTCCTGTTGGACGCAAAGCGGGGCGACATCGGCAACACCGCACGCCAGTACGCCGACCTGCTCGACACCGCCGACGCCATCACGGTCAACCCGTTCATGGGCCGTGACTCGCTGGAACCGTTCCTCGACCGCACCGACGCGGGCGTGTTCGTCCTCTGTCGCACCTCCAACCCCGGCGGCGCGGACCTCCAGAACCTCGAACTCGCCTCGGGCGAACCCGTCTACGAACGCGTCGCGGCCCTCGCGGACACGTGGAACCGCAACGGCAACGTCGGCCTCGTCGTCGGCGCGACCAACCCCGAGGAACTCGCCGAGATTCGCGACATCGTGCCCGACATCCCCTTCCTCGTGCCGGGCGTCGGCGCGCAGGGCGGCGACGCCGAGGCCGCCGTCGAGTACGGACTCGCCGACGGGGTCGGCCTCGTCAACTCCTCGCGGGGCATCATCTTCGCCGGGGAAGGCGAGGCACGGAGTGCCTCGGGACAGGCGAGCGGGGAGCGGAGTGACCCGCGAGGCATGGGTGAAAACTTCCACAAGGCGTCGGGCGAGGCAGCCAAGCGGCTGAAGAAGCGACTGAACCAGTACCGGTAG
- a CDS encoding SIMPL domain-containing protein has product MRYRNVLVAAVVVALLAAGTAGAVLTTGSSGQTAQHAGDRTVTVSGDGSASAAPDRAVVVAAVVVEGDDPAAIRDDLATGAERLRSALEEAGVPDSQVTTGEYNIRENRPRRPDAEPDAQYRGVHAFEVELADTDDTGAVVDAAAGAGAEIQTVRFTLSAESRDELRDEALTSAMADAERQADTIADASDLRVTGVASVDATSSRVRPFALDVAAAESADGGTAIESGDVSVSASVTVVYNATG; this is encoded by the coding sequence ATGCGATACCGCAACGTCTTGGTGGCCGCTGTCGTCGTCGCCCTCCTGGCGGCGGGGACGGCGGGCGCGGTGCTGACGACTGGTTCGAGCGGACAAACAGCCCAACACGCGGGCGACCGGACGGTCACCGTCTCCGGGGACGGGAGTGCCAGCGCGGCCCCGGACCGCGCCGTCGTCGTCGCCGCCGTCGTCGTCGAGGGTGACGACCCGGCGGCCATCCGCGACGACCTCGCCACCGGTGCCGAACGTCTCCGCTCGGCCCTCGAAGAGGCGGGCGTTCCCGACAGTCAGGTGACGACCGGCGAGTACAACATCCGCGAGAACCGCCCGCGCCGTCCGGACGCTGAACCCGACGCGCAGTACCGCGGCGTCCACGCCTTCGAGGTGGAACTCGCCGACACCGACGACACGGGGGCCGTCGTGGACGCGGCCGCCGGCGCGGGCGCGGAGATACAGACCGTCCGGTTTACCCTCTCGGCGGAGAGCCGTGACGAACTGCGCGACGAGGCACTGACGAGCGCGATGGCGGACGCCGAACGGCAGGCCGACACCATCGCCGACGCGAGTGACCTCCGCGTCACCGGCGTCGCCAGCGTGGACGCCACGAGCAGTCGCGTCCGGCCGTTCGCCCTCGACGTTGCGGCGGCCGAGAGTGCCGACGGCGGGACGGCCATCGAGTCCGGCGACGTGTCCGTCTCGGCCAGCGTCACCGTCGTCTACAACGCCACCGGCTGA
- a CDS encoding HAD family hydrolase yields MESALAAVVFDLDDTLAVTDRHRQRLLDDATARVGTADVDRAVYLDTHGAVEATETRAPIFERLVADEAAAAVAAAYREAVGEALRPVPGAAELVRRLRDSYRVGLLTDGPLAAQRDKLDRLGWTTLFDTVVITGELPAGKPDSGAFERVCADLNVDPARAAYVGDRPEVDIAGAAAAGLRPVQVTYPDGPSPHPAAAATVERAEIAERLPDVLASV; encoded by the coding sequence ATGGAGTCGGCGTTGGCCGCAGTGGTGTTCGACCTCGACGACACGTTGGCCGTCACGGACCGCCACAGACAGCGACTCCTCGACGATGCGACGGCACGCGTCGGGACGGCCGACGTGGACCGCGCCGTCTATCTCGACACGCACGGGGCCGTAGAGGCGACGGAGACCCGTGCCCCCATCTTCGAGCGACTCGTCGCCGACGAGGCGGCGGCGGCCGTCGCCGCGGCCTACCGCGAGGCAGTCGGCGAGGCACTTCGGCCCGTTCCCGGTGCGGCCGAGTTGGTCCGACGCCTCCGAGACTCCTACCGGGTCGGCCTGCTCACCGACGGACCGCTGGCCGCACAGCGTGACAAACTCGACCGCCTCGGCTGGACGACCCTGTTCGATACCGTCGTCATCACCGGCGAACTGCCGGCCGGAAAACCCGATTCTGGCGCGTTCGAGCGCGTCTGTGCCGACCTGAACGTCGACCCGGCGCGGGCGGCCTACGTCGGTGACCGCCCGGAAGTCGACATCGCGGGCGCGGCGGCGGCCGGCCTCCGACCCGTGCAGGTAACCTACCCCGACGGCCCGTCCCCCCATCCGGCCGCGGCGGCGACCGTCGAGCGTGCGGAGATAGCCGAGCGACTGCCCGACGTTCTCGCGTCTGTCTGA
- a CDS encoding DUF2240 family protein yields the protein MSLRTAVAVPFRQAGQASMPESEFVVALSLDRDWFTPDQAKRLLDVAASEGVVTRTDGQVTVEFSADDVEVPEGFVPEESILQERSTFERLLSAIEDAGVEKQSAVAEINALQADLGVTVEAAAVVYARRRGVDVAADAERAIGDL from the coding sequence ATGAGTTTGCGGACGGCCGTGGCGGTTCCGTTCCGACAGGCGGGACAGGCGAGCATGCCCGAAAGCGAGTTCGTCGTCGCCCTCTCGTTGGACCGCGACTGGTTCACGCCCGACCAGGCGAAGCGACTGCTCGACGTGGCCGCCAGCGAGGGGGTCGTGACGCGCACGGACGGTCAGGTGACGGTCGAATTCTCCGCCGACGACGTCGAAGTACCGGAGGGGTTCGTGCCCGAGGAGTCCATCCTCCAAGAGCGGTCGACGTTCGAGCGACTCCTCTCGGCCATCGAGGACGCCGGCGTCGAGAAGCAGTCGGCCGTCGCTGAAATCAACGCACTACAGGCTGACCTCGGCGTCACCGTCGAGGCTGCCGCCGTCGTGTACGCCCGTCGCCGCGGCGTCGACGTGGCCGCCGACGCAGAACGCGCCATCGGTGACCTGTGA
- a CDS encoding 30S ribosomal protein S8e produces MRDQGRSTRKRTGGRLRPNHKKKKHELGGEPTETRVGEHKLKRVDKRGNTEKVRAIETDTASVAVDGEVVAADIENVAENGSNPNYARRNIITQGAVIETSEGRARVTSRPGQDGQINAVLVDEA; encoded by the coding sequence ATGAGAGACCAAGGACGCTCCACGCGCAAGCGTACCGGCGGCCGGCTCCGCCCGAACCACAAGAAGAAAAAGCACGAACTCGGCGGCGAACCGACCGAGACACGGGTCGGCGAACACAAACTCAAGCGCGTCGACAAGCGCGGCAACACCGAGAAAGTCCGTGCCATCGAGACGGACACCGCGAGCGTCGCCGTCGACGGCGAAGTGGTCGCCGCCGACATCGAGAACGTCGCCGAGAACGGTTCCAACCCCAACTACGCCCGCCGGAACATCATCACGCAGGGTGCCGTCATCGAGACGAGCGAGGGTCGCGCCCGCGTGACTTCCCGTCCGGGACAGGACGGCCAAATCAACGCCGTGCTGGTCGACGAAGCGTAA
- a CDS encoding HEAT repeat domain-containing protein has translation MIFFLLKIVRFFVGLLVKVVSLPVKLVLKLLGAQQSDDEAFPSSDPDTGTASGAVTSTDTETTAADGPLDVGAAQAKTNIERFRKGMLAVGALQLLLGLVSIYGLLQAQLTQLPAGLVGSVVGVSLLFALVPIVVGLKLRSYPSGLWYVGMGMCVLVAVGSLFELPGGLVGTAVYGALGYLGYTGRPALSTLGDGDPAGESRTETPHQPNTQGTAPADAGGETVPASDSNTASADTGTETTPAASDRDTSPTGVPSDSTAPATATDEERAADAGAETDDGSAAPAEAADDAETAETAADGATATAEPDGADEDGDTTPAADAGSDTLEGYHDELTAPDPETRESAVADLAAATREDAVPSQAAIDALTERLDDDDAAVRAAACRALGDLGAERAKPTLKDLRLDTDPDVSRAASQALREIE, from the coding sequence ATGATATTCTTTCTGTTGAAAATCGTCCGGTTCTTCGTCGGACTGTTGGTGAAAGTAGTGTCGTTGCCGGTGAAGTTGGTGTTGAAACTGCTCGGGGCACAGCAGTCCGACGACGAGGCGTTCCCGTCGAGCGACCCTGACACGGGAACCGCTAGTGGGGCTGTCACTTCCACGGACACCGAGACGACGGCCGCTGACGGCCCGCTCGATGTCGGGGCCGCACAGGCGAAGACGAACATCGAGCGGTTCCGCAAGGGGATGCTCGCCGTCGGCGCGCTCCAGTTGCTACTGGGACTCGTCAGCATCTACGGGCTGTTACAGGCGCAACTGACGCAGCTACCAGCCGGACTCGTCGGGAGCGTCGTCGGCGTCTCGCTCCTCTTCGCGCTAGTCCCCATCGTGGTCGGCCTCAAACTCCGGTCGTACCCGTCCGGACTGTGGTACGTCGGGATGGGGATGTGCGTACTCGTCGCCGTCGGGTCGCTGTTTGAACTCCCCGGCGGCCTCGTCGGGACGGCCGTCTACGGCGCGCTCGGCTACCTCGGCTACACCGGCCGTCCGGCACTCTCGACACTCGGCGACGGTGACCCGGCCGGCGAGAGTCGAACGGAGACGCCACACCAGCCGAACACACAGGGCACTGCACCGGCGGACGCGGGCGGTGAGACGGTGCCGGCGTCGGACTCGAACACTGCCAGCGCGGACACGGGGACGGAAACCACCCCGGCGGCCAGTGACCGGGACACGTCGCCGACGGGCGTGCCCAGCGATTCCACAGCACCCGCGACAGCCACGGACGAGGAGAGGGCGGCGGACGCAGGCGCCGAAACGGACGACGGTTCCGCCGCGCCAGCGGAGGCGGCGGACGACGCTGAAACAGCGGAGACGGCCGCCGACGGTGCGACCGCCACAGCCGAACCGGACGGCGCAGACGAGGACGGCGATACGACACCGGCGGCGGACGCCGGGAGTGATACCCTCGAAGGCTATCACGACGAACTGACCGCGCCAGACCCCGAGACACGGGAATCGGCCGTCGCGGACCTCGCGGCCGCGACTCGGGAGGACGCAGTCCCGAGTCAGGCCGCCATCGACGCGCTCACCGAGCGGCTCGACGACGACGACGCCGCCGTCCGGGCCGCCGCCTGTCGGGCACTCGGTGACCTCGGTGCGGAGCGGGCGAAGCCGACGCTGAAAGACCTGCGCCTCGACACGGACCCGGACGTAAGTCGCGCAGCGAGTCAAGCACTCAGGGAGATAGAATGA
- a CDS encoding MFS transporter, translated as MSPGTEIRQGIREHLGQFSLHVLLVFATGLTIGSERTVVPILGEEVLGVESFLVIGSFVVSFGIVKSVLNLYAGKWGEDYGRKPVLVAGWATALPLPIILIFAPSWGWITVGNILLGINQALTWSMAINAKIDLAGPDQRGLAVGIDESFGYTGVAVGAWLTGVIAGQWSLRPEPFYFLAVVVVLAFLISIFLIKETVQYAQAEGDDDHHDANLPFNEVVKRATYGDETLFAAAQAGHIENFVDTLFWIAVPLYLVSQGLGIAAVGVVVGVHSAMYFLQIATGGLADRIGRRPPVIWGMFLAGAGVLGMVLVEGYLAWTVLAAMSGLGMALLYPNLMTVPSDAAHPTWRSAGMGVYRMWRDSGYAVGAILIGLSMEFVNAEAAFYMTAILMFISGAVVYLWMEETHPDFGTHEPPAPATEQPTQTVPQD; from the coding sequence ATGAGTCCGGGAACTGAAATCAGACAGGGAATCCGCGAGCATCTCGGACAGTTCTCACTCCACGTCCTGCTGGTGTTCGCCACCGGCCTAACCATCGGGTCCGAACGGACCGTCGTCCCCATTCTGGGCGAAGAGGTACTCGGCGTCGAATCGTTCCTGGTTATCGGTTCGTTCGTCGTCTCGTTCGGAATCGTGAAATCGGTCCTCAATCTCTACGCTGGCAAATGGGGTGAGGATTACGGCCGGAAGCCAGTCCTCGTCGCCGGGTGGGCGACGGCACTCCCCTTGCCGATTATCCTCATCTTCGCTCCGAGTTGGGGCTGGATCACCGTCGGGAACATCCTGCTCGGTATCAACCAGGCGCTGACGTGGAGTATGGCGATCAACGCGAAGATTGACCTCGCAGGGCCCGACCAGCGTGGCCTTGCGGTCGGAATCGATGAGTCGTTCGGCTACACTGGCGTTGCCGTCGGGGCATGGCTCACTGGCGTTATTGCTGGGCAGTGGAGCCTCCGGCCGGAGCCGTTCTACTTCCTGGCCGTCGTCGTCGTGCTGGCGTTCCTCATCTCCATCTTCCTGATCAAGGAAACCGTCCAATACGCCCAAGCCGAAGGTGACGACGACCACCACGACGCGAACCTGCCGTTCAACGAGGTGGTGAAGCGAGCGACCTACGGTGACGAGACGCTGTTCGCTGCGGCTCAGGCCGGTCATATCGAGAACTTCGTCGACACGCTGTTCTGGATCGCCGTCCCGCTGTATCTGGTAAGCCAGGGGCTTGGTATTGCGGCTGTCGGTGTCGTCGTCGGTGTCCACAGCGCGATGTACTTCCTCCAGATTGCGACCGGTGGACTTGCTGACCGTATCGGTCGCCGGCCGCCCGTCATCTGGGGGATGTTCCTCGCAGGTGCTGGCGTCCTCGGAATGGTACTCGTCGAGGGGTACCTCGCGTGGACAGTCTTGGCCGCGATGTCCGGTCTCGGCATGGCGTTGCTGTATCCGAACCTGATGACTGTACCGAGCGACGCTGCTCACCCGACGTGGCGGTCGGCAGGGATGGGAGTCTACCGGATGTGGCGCGATTCCGGCTACGCCGTCGGCGCGATCCTGATCGGACTCTCGATGGAGTTCGTGAACGCCGAAGCCGCATTCTACATGACTGCGATCCTGATGTTCATTTCCGGGGCAGTCGTATATCTCTGGATGGAAGAGACTCACCCAGACTTCGGGACACACGAGCCTCCCGCACCTGCCACAGAGCAGCCGACCCAGACAGTTCCGCAGGACTAA